A stretch of the Cheilinus undulatus linkage group 11, ASM1832078v1, whole genome shotgun sequence genome encodes the following:
- the oard1 gene encoding ADP-ribose glycohydrolase OARD1, whose amino-acid sequence MSTELGKAVRTDQPEASEDSWRLHYVTGDLFSCPEDDALAHCISEDCRMGAGIAVLFKKKFKGVNELKEQKKSVGQCAVLKRDRRFVYYLITKIKATQKPTNNSLRQSLEDMKSHCLLSGVTRISIPRIGCGLDQLVWKEVAEMLEQVFRHTDITITVYSLPEKAETTVMKEHMRK is encoded by the exons ATGTCGACCGAACTCGGGAAAGCAGTCCGCACAGACCAGCCTGAG GCTTCAGAAGACAGCTGGAGACTGCACTATGTGACGGGGGACCTGTTTTCGTGCCCTGAGGACGACGCTCTGGCTCACTGCATCAGTGAGGACTGCCGCATGGGGGCAGGCATAGCAGTGCTTTTCAAGAAGAAGTTCAAAGGGGTAAACGAGTTAAAGGAGCAGA AAAAGTCTGTGGGACAGTGTGCTGTACTGAAACGAGACAGGCGTTTTGTCTACTACCTG ATCACAAAGATAAAGGCGACCCAAAAACCGACCAATAACAGCCTGAGACAGAGCCTGGAGGACATGAAGTCACACTGTTTACTGAGCGGAGTAACAAGGATTTCGATCCCTCG TATCGGCTGTGGCCTGGATCAGCTGGTGTGGAAAGAGGTGGCAGAGATGCTGGAACAGGTCTtcagacacacagacatcacCATCACAGTCTACAGCCTCCCTGAGAAAGCAGAGACCACAGTGATGAAGGAACACATGCGCAAATGA
- the guca1b gene encoding guanylyl cyclase-activating protein 2 produces the protein MGQRLSEESDPDKEIDVAELQEWYKKFVVECPSGTLFMHEFKSFFGVTENKEAADYIENMFRAFDKNGDNTIDFLEYVAALNLVLRGKLEHKLKWTFKMYDKDGSGCIDKTELLEIVESIYRLKKACHGKLDEECNLLTPDQVVDRIFELVDENGDGELSLDEFIDGARRDKWVMKMLQMDVNPGDWINERRRSADF, from the exons ATGGGTCAGCGTCTGAGTGAAGAAAGTGACCCAGACAAGGAAATCGATGTTGCAGAGCTGCAGGAATGGTATAAGAAGTTTGTTGTGGAGTGTCCGAGTGGAACTCTCTTCATGCACGAGTTTAAGAGCTTCTTTGGTGTAACGGAGAACAAGGAGGCGGCAGATTACATCGAAAACATGTTTCGAGCCTTTGACAAAAATGGC GACAACACCATTGATTTCCTGGAGTATGTGGCTGCCTTGAATTTAGTCCTGAGGGGAAAACTGGAACACAAGCTTAAATGGACTTTCAAAATGTACGACAAAGATGGAAGTGGCTGCATCGATAAAACAGAGCTTCTTGAAATTGTTGAG tCTATTTATCGACTTAAGAAAGCCTGCCATGGAAAGCTTGATGAAGAGTGCAATCTGCTGACCCCAGACCAAGTGGTCGACCGCATATTCGAGCTGGTTGATGAAAATGGAGATG GAGAGCTCTCGCTGGACGAGTTCATTGATGGAGCACGGAGGGACAAATGGGTGATGAAGATGCTGCAGATGGATGTCAACCCCGGGGACTGGATAAACGAGCGAAGACGCAGTGCTGACTTCTAA
- the LOC121518130 gene encoding serine/threonine-protein phosphatase 4 regulatory subunit 2-A-like isoform X2 encodes MIPWSQFKAYFMFKLEKVMDDFHASTPEQRGPHNPNVEYVPFEDMKKRILKIVDGYNGIPFTIQRLCELLTDPKRNYTGTDKFLMGLEKNVMVVSCVHPTSEKNGASSVNRMNGVMFPGTSSLYSDSRNINGPGTPKPHPRPKLSLSTSLSTNGLPEGPVSKDPEPTTEDAEEHNISDSSPSEGEIAPNTGIKNKHSEEEEEEEENSDADKPEVKRLKFDEKEEDETESAEKESSPRKGPESSPESTESSQDSSGQEQESGKSGDTPTISKDNEPSSTPTESSEKEADPSDRGDDKDSSMDQPEPPAPSEKSASLDGESNSSSSSSSSDGEGVSSDKQAPSSSDSPDLSTEGDADSSNSTNTATEPVEHD; translated from the exons GATCCCATGGTCCCAGTTCAAAGCGTACTTCATGTTTAAGCTGGAAAAAGTCATGGATGATTTCCATGCTTCAACACCAGAGCAGAGAGGACCGCATAATCCCAACGTAGAGTATGTTCCTTTTGAAGACATGAAGAAGAGGATCTTAAAAATAGTGGATGGTTACAATGG AATCCCTTTCACTATCCAGCGTCTATGTGAACTCCTCACGGATCCCAAGCGCAACTACACCGGAACAGACAAGTTTCTAATGGGTTTAGAGAAG AATGTAATGGTGGTCAGCTGTGTTCATCCCACGTCAGA GAAAAATGGGGCATCCAGTGTAAACAGGATGAATGGAGTGATGTTTCCTGGTACCTCTTCTCTATATTCAGACAG TCGAAATATAAATGGACCAGGCACACCAAAACCACACCCCAGACCAAAGCTGTCATTGTCAACTTCTCTTTCGACCAACGGGCTCCCTGAGGGTCCAGTCAGTAAAGATCCAGAGCCAACCACAGAGGATGCGGAGGAGCATAATATCAG CGATTCTTCACCATCAGAAGGGGAAATAGCACCAAACACTGGGATAAAGAATAAAcactctgaggaggaggaggaggaagaagagaattCTGATGCAGACAAACCCGAGGTGAAGAGGCTCAAGTTtgatgaaaaagaagaagatgagaCTGAAAGTGCAGAAAAAGAGTCATCGCCCCGTAAAGGGCCGGAGAGCTCGCCTGAGTCGACAGAGTCTTCACAAGACTCTTCTGGTCAAGAGCAGGAAAGTGGAAAATCTGGTGACACACCCACTATTTCAAAGGATAATG AGCCGAGCAGCACACCGACAGAATCTTCAGAAAAAGAAGCAGACCCATCCGACAGAGGGGATGATAAAGACAGCAGCATGGATCAGCCTGAGCCGCCTGCTCCATCAGAGAAAAGTGCAAGTTTGGACGGCGagagcaacagcagcagcagcagcagcagcagcgatgGAGAGGGTGTATCCAGCGACAAGCAGGCCCCCTCCTCTAGTGATTCCCCTGACTTGTCAACAGAGGGCGATGCTGACAGTTCAAACAGCACAAACACTGCGACAGAGCCTGTGGAACATGACTAA
- the LOC121518130 gene encoding serine/threonine-protein phosphatase 4 regulatory subunit 2-like isoform X1, producing the protein MDIDALLEAFQDYEKKGKKETCPLLEQFLCHIAKTGQPMIPWSQFKAYFMFKLEKVMDDFHASTPEQRGPHNPNVEYVPFEDMKKRILKIVDGYNGIPFTIQRLCELLTDPKRNYTGTDKFLMGLEKNVMVVSCVHPTSEKNGASSVNRMNGVMFPGTSSLYSDSRNINGPGTPKPHPRPKLSLSTSLSTNGLPEGPVSKDPEPTTEDAEEHNISDSSPSEGEIAPNTGIKNKHSEEEEEEEENSDADKPEVKRLKFDEKEEDETESAEKESSPRKGPESSPESTESSQDSSGQEQESGKSGDTPTISKDNEPSSTPTESSEKEADPSDRGDDKDSSMDQPEPPAPSEKSASLDGESNSSSSSSSSDGEGVSSDKQAPSSSDSPDLSTEGDADSSNSTNTATEPVEHD; encoded by the exons GATCCCATGGTCCCAGTTCAAAGCGTACTTCATGTTTAAGCTGGAAAAAGTCATGGATGATTTCCATGCTTCAACACCAGAGCAGAGAGGACCGCATAATCCCAACGTAGAGTATGTTCCTTTTGAAGACATGAAGAAGAGGATCTTAAAAATAGTGGATGGTTACAATGG AATCCCTTTCACTATCCAGCGTCTATGTGAACTCCTCACGGATCCCAAGCGCAACTACACCGGAACAGACAAGTTTCTAATGGGTTTAGAGAAG AATGTAATGGTGGTCAGCTGTGTTCATCCCACGTCAGA GAAAAATGGGGCATCCAGTGTAAACAGGATGAATGGAGTGATGTTTCCTGGTACCTCTTCTCTATATTCAGACAG TCGAAATATAAATGGACCAGGCACACCAAAACCACACCCCAGACCAAAGCTGTCATTGTCAACTTCTCTTTCGACCAACGGGCTCCCTGAGGGTCCAGTCAGTAAAGATCCAGAGCCAACCACAGAGGATGCGGAGGAGCATAATATCAG CGATTCTTCACCATCAGAAGGGGAAATAGCACCAAACACTGGGATAAAGAATAAAcactctgaggaggaggaggaggaagaagagaattCTGATGCAGACAAACCCGAGGTGAAGAGGCTCAAGTTtgatgaaaaagaagaagatgagaCTGAAAGTGCAGAAAAAGAGTCATCGCCCCGTAAAGGGCCGGAGAGCTCGCCTGAGTCGACAGAGTCTTCACAAGACTCTTCTGGTCAAGAGCAGGAAAGTGGAAAATCTGGTGACACACCCACTATTTCAAAGGATAATG AGCCGAGCAGCACACCGACAGAATCTTCAGAAAAAGAAGCAGACCCATCCGACAGAGGGGATGATAAAGACAGCAGCATGGATCAGCCTGAGCCGCCTGCTCCATCAGAGAAAAGTGCAAGTTTGGACGGCGagagcaacagcagcagcagcagcagcagcagcgatgGAGAGGGTGTATCCAGCGACAAGCAGGCCCCCTCCTCTAGTGATTCCCCTGACTTGTCAACAGAGGGCGATGCTGACAGTTCAAACAGCACAAACACTGCGACAGAGCCTGTGGAACATGACTAA